Proteins encoded within one genomic window of Hahella chejuensis KCTC 2396:
- a CDS encoding RNA ligase family protein yields MFIRKYPRTPHLQGSRLQPGDSASDQIPFAQLTGRYLVIEEKLDGANAGVSFDASGALRLQSRGHVLTGGGRESQFAQFKSWATVHQERLFEILGTRYTLYGEWMASKHTVFYDRLPHLFAEFDILDTETGEFLSTSARRRMLKDSPVLSVPVLYAGLAPRRLAELQKLVRPSLAKTAQWRNSLERVAHQEALDFDLVKRQTDNSDLSEGLYIKIEEEGRTVGRLKWVRHDFIQAILDSGSHHLNRPIFPNQLAQGVDMYASQLTLKWEDLGHDEPESQEPSAAEEKSS; encoded by the coding sequence ATGTTTATCCGCAAATATCCCCGCACGCCCCACCTGCAAGGGTCGCGGCTACAGCCGGGGGACAGCGCATCGGATCAGATTCCCTTTGCGCAACTGACCGGGCGCTATCTGGTCATCGAAGAAAAACTCGACGGAGCCAACGCCGGCGTCAGTTTCGACGCATCCGGCGCACTGCGCCTGCAAAGTCGGGGGCATGTGCTGACCGGCGGCGGGCGCGAGTCGCAATTCGCGCAGTTTAAGTCCTGGGCCACGGTGCATCAGGAGCGTTTGTTCGAAATTCTGGGAACCCGTTACACCCTGTACGGGGAATGGATGGCGTCGAAGCACACGGTATTTTATGACCGCTTGCCGCATCTATTCGCTGAATTCGATATTCTCGACACCGAGACCGGTGAGTTTCTCTCCACCTCCGCGCGTCGACGCATGTTAAAGGATTCACCGGTGCTTTCCGTTCCGGTTTTATATGCCGGCCTGGCGCCCAGGCGCTTGGCGGAACTGCAAAAACTGGTGCGCCCGTCGCTGGCGAAAACCGCACAATGGCGCAACAGCCTGGAGCGGGTCGCCCATCAGGAAGCGCTGGATTTCGATCTGGTCAAACGACAGACCGACAACTCGGATTTGTCCGAAGGCCTGTATATCAAAATAGAAGAAGAGGGTCGTACGGTCGGCCGCTTGAAGTGGGTGCGCCATGATTTTATTCAGGCCATTCTGGACAGCGGCAGCCACCATCTTAACCGGCCGATTTTCCCCAACCAGCTGGCGCAGGGCGTGGATATGTACGCCTCTCAGCTTACCTTGAAATGGGAGGATCTCGGCCACGATGAGCCGGAGTCACAGGAACCGAGCGCAGCAGAGGAGAAAAGCTCATGA
- a CDS encoding DEAD/DEAH box helicase, whose protein sequence is MLVKESLIAKELGHTYFERGVKYFKQKRVTVVEYGEDHASATVRGSGDSAYQVLVTLENGAYGLRIEGECSCPIGYNCKHVAATLLAVNERSPVAAQKDTRSDHIPSHHPDETLDHHVRRWLDQLVDTTTEKATPDSATQVSVLFLLTRNQMNGNVCVNVIQARILKSGAYSTRTQRYNISAAFNQSKPAAFLTKADLAIFKRLLWSQWGSDLPLTEESGAEALQRILATERAYWETPQGPKLFKGAPAQAEFEWRVDREGGQTLEMVPSHLIMVATDPIYYINTHTGECGQLHSELPPSMLMTLNRAPRLSPVQAGQVRSLLEQRLPGARLPKPKEIAVEKDTKVKPQVHLTLGAASPSQAGYFPYRTSQADIPYARLEFSYRDIRVSYDSDIQQVTTVKDNTHLIIPRDFLVEETALRKLRTLDMRPLNTIETYPLVDEAHQMDLSFPSFGEWHGFAQYGIPLLEKQGWHITIEEDFPFQYINTDVEELSWYSSLDESDSDWFDFDLGVEVDGERINLLPVLCNLIKDAPEEWELQTLADYPGDSDVLLQVAPGRWIKLDVERVRNLLGSLIELYDHDPLVNDKFRLKRGQVGQLLALNEAMASVSLRWLGADKLTRLIVRLKQQEQMSHVFPPDWFNATLRDYQQEGLNWLGFLREIEMGGILADDMGLGKTIQTLALLSVEKAQGRMDRPCLIVAPTSLMSNWRKEAEKFAPGLKVLVLHGSQRAERFERIADNDLVLTTYPLLPRDSEYLLKQDYHYLILDEAQTIKNPKAQATQLVHRLEARHRLCLTGTPMENHLGELWSLFNFLTPGLLGDDRKFKTLFRTPIEKQGDLERQRLLSRRIKPFMLRRTKQEVATELPEKTEIQRTVLLEGKQRDLYESIRVAMDKKIRDAIAKKGVKRSHIEILDALLKLRQVCCDPSLLKLDSARKVKSSAKLDTLMSMLPSLLEEGRKILLFSQFTSMLGLIEAQLDKAGIEYVKLTGATKDRDTPVNRFQNGEVSLFLISLKAGGVGLNLTAADTVIHYDPWWNPAVENQATDRAYRIGQDKPVFVYKLITEGTVEEKIVELQKQKQALADNLLADKAEKFTFDEEELRKLFAPVE, encoded by the coding sequence ATGTTGGTAAAGGAAAGCCTGATAGCTAAAGAGCTTGGCCACACCTATTTTGAACGGGGCGTAAAATATTTCAAACAGAAGCGCGTTACTGTGGTGGAATATGGTGAGGATCACGCCTCAGCGACAGTGCGGGGTTCTGGCGACAGTGCTTACCAGGTCTTGGTAACACTTGAAAATGGCGCCTATGGCCTGAGAATAGAAGGGGAATGCTCATGCCCTATTGGCTATAACTGTAAACACGTTGCAGCCACCCTGCTCGCCGTGAATGAAAGAAGCCCGGTTGCAGCGCAAAAGGATACCAGGTCTGACCATATCCCGTCTCACCACCCAGATGAAACGCTGGACCATCACGTCCGGCGTTGGCTTGACCAATTGGTCGACACCACAACAGAGAAGGCGACTCCCGATAGCGCCACTCAAGTTAGCGTGCTCTTTTTGCTGACGCGCAACCAAATGAACGGTAATGTCTGCGTCAACGTTATCCAGGCGCGCATTCTAAAGTCCGGCGCATACTCCACAAGAACCCAGCGTTACAATATCAGCGCCGCCTTTAACCAGAGTAAGCCAGCCGCCTTCCTGACCAAAGCTGACCTGGCGATCTTTAAGCGCCTGCTATGGTCGCAATGGGGCTCTGACCTACCGTTAACGGAAGAAAGCGGAGCAGAAGCCCTTCAGCGCATACTGGCGACTGAACGCGCGTACTGGGAAACTCCACAAGGGCCAAAGTTATTCAAAGGCGCGCCAGCGCAGGCGGAGTTTGAGTGGCGAGTGGATAGGGAGGGCGGACAAACACTGGAAATGGTCCCATCACATCTGATAATGGTCGCCACTGATCCGATCTACTATATCAATACCCACACTGGAGAATGTGGCCAGCTGCATAGTGAGCTGCCGCCGTCCATGCTGATGACGCTTAATCGCGCGCCCAGGTTATCCCCAGTGCAGGCGGGACAAGTACGCTCGCTTCTGGAGCAACGACTCCCCGGCGCACGACTTCCCAAACCCAAAGAGATAGCCGTCGAGAAGGACACCAAAGTCAAGCCGCAGGTTCATCTCACCCTTGGAGCGGCAAGCCCTTCTCAAGCTGGCTATTTTCCCTATAGAACGAGTCAAGCCGATATTCCCTACGCCAGGCTAGAGTTTTCCTATCGCGATATCCGCGTATCTTATGACTCCGATATTCAGCAAGTGACAACGGTCAAAGACAATACCCATCTCATCATTCCCCGGGATTTTCTTGTTGAAGAGACAGCCCTGCGCAAACTAAGAACTCTGGATATGCGCCCGCTCAATACTATCGAAACCTATCCGCTCGTCGATGAGGCGCATCAAATGGACCTGAGCTTTCCAAGCTTCGGAGAGTGGCACGGGTTCGCCCAGTACGGCATCCCCCTGTTAGAGAAACAAGGATGGCATATTACCATTGAGGAAGATTTTCCCTTCCAGTACATCAATACAGATGTGGAAGAACTCTCCTGGTATTCCAGTCTGGATGAAAGCGACAGCGACTGGTTCGATTTCGACCTCGGCGTGGAAGTCGACGGCGAGCGCATTAACCTGCTACCCGTTCTGTGCAACCTGATTAAAGACGCGCCGGAGGAGTGGGAGCTTCAGACACTGGCCGATTATCCTGGAGATAGCGATGTTCTGCTCCAGGTCGCCCCTGGCCGGTGGATCAAGCTGGATGTCGAGAGAGTCAGAAACCTGTTAGGCAGTCTCATTGAGCTGTACGACCATGATCCTCTGGTGAACGATAAATTCCGCCTGAAACGGGGACAGGTTGGCCAGCTTCTGGCGCTCAACGAGGCCATGGCTTCAGTCAGCCTGCGCTGGCTGGGCGCTGATAAACTGACACGCTTGATTGTTCGACTGAAGCAGCAGGAGCAAATGAGCCATGTCTTCCCCCCCGACTGGTTCAACGCCACCCTCAGAGACTACCAACAAGAGGGACTGAACTGGCTTGGCTTCCTTAGAGAAATCGAAATGGGCGGCATCCTGGCTGACGACATGGGGTTGGGGAAAACCATTCAGACCCTCGCCCTGCTCTCGGTGGAAAAAGCCCAGGGGCGGATGGATCGGCCCTGCCTGATCGTCGCGCCCACCAGCTTAATGAGCAACTGGCGTAAGGAAGCGGAAAAGTTCGCGCCTGGACTGAAAGTGCTCGTTCTGCACGGCTCCCAACGCGCCGAGCGCTTTGAACGCATAGCCGACAACGACCTGGTTTTGACGACCTATCCGCTACTGCCGCGCGACAGCGAATATCTGCTAAAGCAGGATTACCATTATCTTATTTTGGATGAAGCGCAAACCATCAAGAATCCAAAGGCGCAGGCCACCCAACTGGTACACAGGCTTGAAGCCCGCCATCGGCTGTGTCTGACTGGAACGCCGATGGAAAATCATCTGGGCGAGCTGTGGTCGTTGTTTAATTTCCTTACGCCGGGCCTGCTCGGGGACGATAGAAAGTTCAAAACCCTGTTCCGCACCCCTATCGAAAAACAGGGCGACCTTGAACGGCAACGCTTGTTATCTAGACGCATCAAGCCGTTTATGTTGCGCCGCACTAAACAAGAGGTCGCAACGGAGCTGCCGGAGAAAACAGAAATACAACGTACTGTCTTGCTGGAAGGAAAGCAGCGGGATCTTTATGAAAGTATTCGCGTCGCCATGGATAAAAAGATTCGCGACGCTATCGCCAAGAAAGGCGTTAAACGTTCTCATATAGAAATTCTGGACGCATTGCTGAAGCTGCGCCAAGTATGTTGCGATCCATCGCTGCTGAAACTGGACAGTGCGCGTAAAGTGAAAAGCAGCGCCAAACTGGATACGCTGATGTCCATGTTGCCCAGTCTGCTTGAGGAAGGCCGCAAAATACTGTTGTTTTCCCAGTTCACTTCTATGCTTGGATTGATTGAAGCGCAATTAGACAAAGCCGGTATCGAGTACGTAAAACTGACAGGCGCGACGAAAGACAGAGATACGCCTGTCAATCGGTTTCAAAACGGAGAGGTCTCTTTGTTTCTGATTAGCCTTAAAGCAGGCGGCGTGGGCTTAAATCTAACCGCGGCGGACACCGTCATCCATTACGACCCCTGGTGGAATCCCGCCGTTGAAAACCAGGCGACCGACCGCGCCTATCGCATCGGCCAGGATAAGCCGGTGTTCGTTTACAAGTTGATCACAGAAGGAACCGTGGAAGAAAAAATCGTCGAATTACAAAAGCAGAAACAAGCGCTGGCGGATAATCTACTTGCAGACAAAGCTGAAAAGTTCACCTTCGATGAAGAAGAGCTGCGTAAGTTATTCGCCCCGGTTGAATAG
- a CDS encoding helix-turn-helix domain-containing protein, giving the protein MIPELFHDDVQFDREGFKLRLRQAQEYYGYTQQQVPDAIGVQRSKYAKWVLTERSELPGLGELTKLCVLYQQWPIWFLAGVQGPSRHKGQQLLQDVTCLRAGTATEIFNTWSAC; this is encoded by the coding sequence ATGATCCCTGAACTGTTTCATGATGACGTTCAGTTCGACAGGGAGGGGTTCAAACTGAGGCTGCGCCAGGCGCAGGAATACTATGGATACACACAACAACAAGTCCCCGACGCCATTGGTGTGCAGCGATCAAAATATGCAAAGTGGGTGCTGACGGAGCGGTCAGAGCTGCCGGGCTTAGGGGAGCTGACCAAGTTGTGCGTGCTTTATCAGCAGTGGCCGATCTGGTTTCTTGCGGGAGTCCAGGGGCCGAGCAGGCACAAGGGGCAGCAGTTGCTGCAGGATGTGACCTGTTTGCGCGCTGGAACAGCGACGGAGATTTTCAATACCTGGTCCGCATGCTGA
- a CDS encoding AAA family ATPase, which produces MIDYQQLQNWMPANNDEPDWRALWEGLPDLQPLATTPQDPYYHAEGDVWTHTKMVVNELLAGETYQQADAEQRFVLFYAALLHDIAKPATTIVKPDGGVGSPRHSRRGAVDARILLWRAGVPFALRERICRIIAQHQVPFFIFDDRAQRRPEFLAHRMSWEVSLQELYAVALADMSGRTYEKKADSIADIALFRELALQESCWEQPRGFPDEVVRQQYFRSEGATAADYGYQQPEGSEVVLLCGLPASGKNTWASRHRPDWPTVSYDDARGEMGLKYGQNEGKVAHHAIDMAKEHLRRKQPFVWNATHLSQEMRSNALDLLYAYHAKIRIVYLEAAEKTLRARNRKRDSTVTDKVIDRLLYRWEIPLPSEAHWVEYVVE; this is translated from the coding sequence ATGATCGACTATCAGCAACTCCAAAACTGGATGCCCGCCAATAACGACGAGCCGGATTGGCGAGCGTTGTGGGAGGGGTTGCCAGATCTGCAGCCCTTGGCGACTACGCCCCAGGACCCCTACTACCATGCGGAAGGAGACGTGTGGACGCACACCAAAATGGTGGTGAACGAGCTGTTGGCGGGGGAAACTTATCAACAGGCGGATGCGGAGCAGCGCTTTGTGCTGTTCTACGCCGCCTTGTTGCACGATATCGCCAAACCGGCCACCACCATCGTGAAACCAGATGGCGGCGTCGGCAGCCCCAGACACTCCCGGCGCGGCGCGGTGGACGCCCGGATTCTGCTATGGCGGGCCGGCGTTCCTTTTGCTTTGCGGGAGCGCATTTGTCGCATTATCGCCCAGCATCAGGTTCCGTTTTTCATCTTCGACGACCGGGCGCAACGACGTCCCGAGTTTCTGGCGCATCGCATGTCCTGGGAAGTGAGCCTGCAGGAGCTTTATGCGGTGGCGCTGGCGGATATGAGCGGCAGAACCTATGAGAAAAAAGCGGATAGCATTGCAGACATCGCGCTGTTCCGTGAGCTTGCGCTGCAAGAGTCCTGCTGGGAGCAACCCCGCGGCTTTCCCGATGAAGTAGTGCGTCAGCAATACTTTCGCTCCGAGGGCGCCACAGCGGCGGATTATGGATACCAGCAACCGGAAGGCTCCGAGGTAGTTTTGTTATGCGGGCTACCCGCCTCAGGCAAGAATACCTGGGCGAGCCGACATCGACCTGACTGGCCTACCGTTTCCTATGACGACGCGCGTGGGGAGATGGGCCTCAAATATGGTCAGAATGAAGGTAAGGTCGCCCACCACGCCATCGATATGGCCAAAGAGCATTTGCGACGCAAGCAGCCCTTTGTGTGGAACGCCACGCACCTGTCGCAGGAAATGCGCAGCAACGCCCTGGACCTGTTGTACGCCTACCATGCGAAAATCCGCATCGTCTATCTGGAAGCTGCAGAGAAAACCTTGCGCGCCCGCAATCGCAAACGGGATAGCACGGTCACCGACAAAGTGATCGACCGCCTGCTATATCGCTGGGAAATTCCATTGCCGAGCGAGGCGCATTGGGTGGAGTACGTGGTGGAGTAG
- a CDS encoding thioesterase II family protein yields MPHRMQERWFMPAPQAGKSIRLFCFPYAGGSPNAFRSWVKRFPDDMDVVVVRLPGRENRISEAPFSEWPPLVESVLQAIVPYLNQPFAFFGHSFGGRVIFELTRRLQSYGGPLPEHVFISGCRCPHLSSHQPFIHQLPMEGLIERIRQMNGAPEAALQDQQLMALMEPMLRADFKLSECWSGDKSQTLRVPITALSGQDDPIDASARMQEWEDYTSGGFQLRTFPGDHFFIRSSEQEVTAFISQTLLENALLPA; encoded by the coding sequence ATGCCACATCGTATGCAGGAACGCTGGTTCATGCCCGCGCCCCAGGCAGGCAAATCGATCAGACTATTCTGCTTTCCCTACGCCGGCGGCAGCCCCAATGCATTCCGAAGCTGGGTAAAGCGCTTTCCAGACGACATGGATGTGGTCGTGGTGCGCCTGCCCGGCCGCGAAAACCGCATCAGCGAAGCGCCTTTCAGCGAATGGCCGCCATTAGTGGAGTCGGTGTTACAAGCAATCGTCCCCTACCTGAATCAACCTTTCGCCTTCTTCGGGCACAGCTTCGGCGGCCGCGTTATCTTCGAGTTGACCCGACGCCTGCAATCCTATGGCGGACCATTACCGGAACATGTGTTTATTTCCGGCTGTCGCTGTCCTCATCTGAGCAGTCACCAGCCGTTCATCCACCAGCTGCCAATGGAAGGGCTGATAGAAAGAATCCGCCAAATGAACGGCGCCCCGGAGGCGGCGCTACAGGACCAGCAACTGATGGCGTTGATGGAGCCCATGCTGCGTGCGGATTTCAAACTTTCAGAATGCTGGAGCGGCGACAAGTCACAGACATTACGGGTTCCCATCACCGCTCTAAGCGGGCAGGACGACCCTATCGACGCGTCCGCGCGCATGCAGGAGTGGGAAGATTACACCAGCGGCGGATTTCAATTGCGCACGTTCCCCGGGGACCACTTTTTCATCCGCAGCAGCGAACAGGAAGTCACCGCCTTTATCAGCCAGACGCTTTTGGAAAACGCATTGCTTCCGGCTTAA
- a CDS encoding ABC transporter ATP-binding protein produces MLSLFEKFIKPFPPEEPEQPPTGLFAFCRYYTRGMEVPLFLMSLTSAFLALLEVSLFGFMGQLVDWLVDKNPETLFQEEGGRLLIMTLVVLVGLPIGVLFRALLIHQTLLANYPMQIRWKAHRYLLKQSVSFYQNDFAGRIATKVLQTSLAVRETVMKLLDIMVYVLVYFSTMLVMIGNADSRLLIPMMVWLGAYVCLQLYFVPKLKRNSMKNADARAAMTGRIVDSYTNITTVKLFSHTQREADYAQESMEGFLKTVRRQMRLVTGVNVSVHTLNYLLTFVITGLAIWLWTQSAITVGAIAIAVSLTLRLNGMAQWIMWEVSALFENIGTVADGINTLSKPQEVTDRPDARRLQATKGHIRFDKIGFHYGKGEGVIEQLTLDIKPGEKVGLVGRSGAGKSTLVNLLLRFYDLEQGRILIDGQDISEVSQESLREHIGMVTQDTSLLHRSVRDNILYGRPDATEEEMIAAAKKAEAHDFIQTLSDPQGRRGYDAQVGERGVKLSGGQRQRIAIARVLLKDAPILILDEATSALDSEAEAAIQRSLYELMEGKTVIAIAHRLSTIAAMDRLIVLDDGAIIEQGSHQDLINNGGIYAQLWAHQTGGFLGIEEGELVT; encoded by the coding sequence ATGCTGAGTTTATTTGAAAAGTTTATTAAGCCCTTTCCGCCTGAGGAACCGGAGCAGCCGCCTACTGGGTTGTTCGCGTTTTGCCGTTATTACACGCGGGGGATGGAAGTTCCGTTATTCCTGATGTCGCTGACGTCTGCGTTTCTGGCGTTATTGGAAGTTTCATTGTTTGGATTTATGGGGCAGTTGGTGGACTGGCTGGTGGACAAGAATCCTGAGACGTTGTTTCAGGAGGAGGGCGGCCGTTTACTGATCATGACATTGGTGGTCCTGGTGGGCCTGCCTATTGGCGTCTTATTCCGGGCGCTGTTGATTCATCAGACATTGCTGGCGAATTATCCTATGCAGATTCGCTGGAAGGCGCATCGTTATTTGCTTAAACAGAGCGTGTCTTTCTATCAGAATGATTTCGCCGGCCGCATCGCCACCAAGGTGCTGCAAACCTCTCTAGCGGTGCGGGAAACCGTGATGAAGTTGTTGGACATTATGGTGTATGTGCTGGTGTATTTTAGCACCATGCTGGTGATGATCGGCAATGCGGATTCGCGCTTGTTGATTCCCATGATGGTTTGGCTGGGCGCTTATGTCTGTCTGCAGCTTTACTTTGTTCCCAAGCTCAAGCGTAACTCGATGAAAAACGCGGATGCTCGCGCAGCAATGACGGGTCGTATCGTTGATAGTTACACCAACATCACTACTGTGAAACTGTTTTCCCATACCCAGCGGGAAGCGGATTATGCGCAAGAGAGTATGGAGGGGTTTCTAAAGACAGTCAGACGGCAAATGCGACTGGTGACGGGCGTCAACGTCAGTGTGCATACCTTGAATTATCTACTGACTTTCGTCATAACGGGGCTGGCGATCTGGTTGTGGACGCAGAGCGCTATCACGGTAGGCGCGATAGCTATCGCCGTGAGTCTGACTTTGCGCCTGAACGGCATGGCGCAGTGGATCATGTGGGAAGTCAGCGCGTTGTTTGAAAATATCGGCACCGTGGCGGATGGCATCAATACCTTGTCCAAACCGCAGGAAGTGACGGACCGACCCGATGCGCGTCGACTGCAGGCGACTAAGGGGCATATCAGGTTCGATAAAATCGGCTTTCACTATGGCAAAGGCGAGGGCGTCATCGAACAACTAACCCTGGATATCAAGCCCGGCGAGAAAGTCGGCCTGGTGGGGCGTTCCGGCGCCGGTAAATCCACCCTGGTGAATCTGCTGCTGCGCTTTTACGACCTGGAGCAGGGACGTATTCTCATTGATGGCCAGGATATCAGCGAAGTCAGCCAGGAGAGTCTGCGTGAGCATATCGGTATGGTGACCCAGGATACCTCGCTGCTGCACCGGTCTGTACGGGATAACATTCTTTACGGTCGCCCTGACGCCACGGAAGAAGAGATGATCGCCGCCGCGAAAAAGGCGGAGGCGCATGATTTTATTCAGACTTTGTCTGATCCACAGGGAAGGAGAGGCTACGACGCCCAGGTCGGCGAGCGCGGAGTGAAACTCTCAGGCGGACAGCGTCAACGTATCGCCATCGCTCGCGTTCTGTTGAAAGATGCGCCGATTCTGATTCTGGATGAGGCCACTTCCGCGCTGGATTCCGAAGCGGAAGCGGCGATTCAGCGCAGCCTGTATGAACTGATGGAAGGTAAAACCGTTATCGCCATTGCGCATCGTCTTTCCACAATAGCTGCTATGGATCGCCTGATCGTGCTTGATGACGGCGCTATCATCGAACAGGGCTCACACCAGGATTTGATCAATAACGGCGGAATTTACGCCCAGTTATGGGCGCATCAGACCGGCGGGTTTTTGGGGATTGAAGAGGGTGAACTCGTTACCTAG
- a CDS encoding RNA ligase (ATP), with translation MSKFSVPIKRIRQIEPHPNADAIEFAVIDGYRSIVKKGEFQSGDLIAYIPEASLLPQWLLKKLNFWNAEKGVGRLNGKDGNRITAIKLRGELSQGVCYPVRMDGDTAVIEHSDGDSELMRSSPVEEGQCVAELLGVEKYEPPIPTSMAGDIFNAGQRLTVHFDVENWKSYPDILQDGEEVVFTEKLHGTFTGVAILPEKDAHQEAFGVKRNVLIFSKGLGAKGLVLANTDGNSANVYVRATTGMVAVIDALLASGELRVEDEPLFILGETFGPGVQDLAYGKDLGFRLFALASGYRGAQRYHDFDALQAMAEQLGVQTVPILYRGPFSQEVMREHTDGATKLDADHIREGIVITPTKERRDPELGRVCLKSVSAAYLCRKGGTEFS, from the coding sequence ATGTCTAAATTTTCTGTACCTATAAAACGTATACGTCAAATTGAGCCGCATCCGAATGCAGACGCGATTGAGTTCGCCGTGATTGACGGCTATCGCTCTATCGTCAAAAAAGGCGAGTTCCAATCCGGGGACTTGATCGCTTACATCCCAGAGGCCTCGCTGCTGCCTCAGTGGCTATTGAAAAAACTGAATTTCTGGAACGCCGAGAAAGGCGTTGGACGCCTGAACGGCAAAGACGGCAATCGCATTACCGCCATCAAACTGCGCGGTGAACTGAGCCAGGGCGTCTGCTATCCCGTGCGTATGGACGGCGACACCGCCGTGATTGAACACAGCGACGGGGATTCCGAACTGATGCGCTCAAGCCCGGTGGAAGAAGGGCAATGTGTCGCTGAACTGTTGGGTGTAGAAAAATATGAGCCGCCCATTCCGACTTCCATGGCGGGCGACATTTTTAACGCCGGACAGCGCTTGACGGTCCATTTTGATGTGGAAAACTGGAAGTCCTATCCGGATATTCTGCAGGACGGCGAAGAAGTCGTGTTCACCGAAAAGCTGCACGGCACATTTACCGGCGTCGCTATCTTGCCAGAAAAAGACGCTCACCAAGAGGCGTTCGGCGTTAAACGCAATGTGTTGATCTTTTCCAAAGGTCTCGGCGCCAAAGGCCTGGTGCTTGCGAATACCGACGGCAACAGCGCGAATGTCTACGTACGCGCCACCACCGGCATGGTGGCGGTGATCGACGCTTTGTTGGCGAGCGGGGAATTGCGAGTGGAGGATGAGCCCTTGTTCATTCTGGGCGAGACATTCGGCCCTGGCGTTCAGGATCTGGCGTATGGCAAAGATCTAGGCTTCCGCCTGTTCGCCCTCGCCAGCGGCTACCGCGGCGCCCAACGCTACCACGACTTCGACGCGCTGCAGGCGATGGCGGAACAACTCGGCGTCCAAACCGTCCCCATTCTCTACCGCGGCCCCTTCTCACAGGAAGTCATGAGAGAACATACCGACGGCGCCACCAAACTCGACGCCGACCACATCCGCGAAGGCATCGTCATCACCCCGACCAAAGAAAGACGCGACCCGGAACTCGGCCGCGTGTGTTTGAAGTCCGTGAGCGCAGCGTACCTGTGCCGGAAGGGTGGGACGGAGTTTAGTTGA
- a CDS encoding ADP-ribosylglycohydrolase family protein, with protein sequence MTGQPDRNNLDKYQGCLLGLAVGDAVGTTLEFRPRGSFEPIDDMVGGGPFGLLAGQWTDDTSMALCLAESLLTRQGFDAADQMTRYCNWWQWGYFSSTGNCFDIGNTVRGALQRFLDSGEPYSGSLDAHSAGNGSIMRLAPVAMYYSPRIEQVVQYCGESSRTTHGANECVDACRLMGVILHQLLTGDAKEDVLEDPMYVPYTDKVAQISMGDYLNKSESEVRGTGYVIDALEAALWCFAHTDNFQDAVLKAANLGDDADTTAAIVGQIAGAYYGVNGIRQDWLDKLHIRDDIAAMAEQLHAAQPVKEPQA encoded by the coding sequence ATGACTGGACAACCAGATAGAAACAACCTCGACAAATACCAGGGCTGCCTGCTTGGTCTTGCGGTGGGCGACGCCGTGGGCACGACGTTGGAGTTTCGCCCGCGCGGCTCATTCGAGCCTATCGACGATATGGTCGGCGGCGGCCCATTCGGGCTGCTGGCGGGACAGTGGACTGACGACACCTCCATGGCGTTATGTCTGGCGGAGTCCCTGCTGACCAGACAGGGCTTTGACGCGGCGGACCAGATGACCCGCTATTGCAACTGGTGGCAGTGGGGCTATTTCAGCAGCACCGGAAACTGCTTTGATATCGGCAACACAGTGCGCGGCGCTCTCCAGCGCTTTCTGGACAGCGGCGAGCCTTACTCCGGCTCACTGGACGCGCATAGCGCCGGCAATGGCTCCATTATGCGTCTGGCGCCGGTCGCCATGTATTACAGCCCTCGTATCGAGCAGGTCGTGCAATACTGCGGCGAAAGCTCACGCACCACTCACGGCGCCAATGAATGCGTGGACGCCTGCCGTTTGATGGGCGTTATCCTGCATCAGTTGCTGACTGGCGACGCCAAAGAGGATGTGCTGGAAGATCCCATGTATGTGCCCTACACCGACAAGGTCGCACAGATCTCCATGGGGGATTACCTGAATAAAAGCGAAAGCGAAGTGCGCGGTACCGGCTACGTGATTGACGCTCTCGAAGCCGCCCTGTGGTGTTTCGCCCATACGGACAACTTTCAGGACGCAGTGCTGAAAGCGGCGAACCTTGGCGACGACGCCGACACCACCGCCGCCATCGTCGGCCAGATCGCCGGGGCCTACTATGGCGTCAACGGCATTCGCCAGGACTGGCTGGATAAACTGCATATACGCGACGACATCGCCGCCATGGCGGAACAGTTACACGCAGCGCAGCCGGTGAAAGAACCGCAGGCATAA